A single window of Cytobacillus dafuensis DNA harbors:
- a CDS encoding sensor histidine kinase has product MTILGYLQSQKWLILMFVVLMSFFTLVTLIDPIMQIHISSLLYIEGVAVIIFALYCGFDYYRKKSFFNKLKRISEIDEYIPFSDSMIDSENMYVQLMKIQQEKHIKKLERMELERKEWQEYMTSWFHEVKTPIAVSRMIYETGGSLESLAEEMDKVEHFIEQALYFSRISDFHKDYFIQEIDLERIVKEAVKMHTKTFIAKRISINLDMQKFEVLTDKKGILFILNQLLSNSLKYTECKGSISIHIDCQKRTLRIRDSGIGIAQEDLPRVFEKGFTGKNGRQHVSSTGMGLYLAKKTAEKLGHTLTLSSEKDKFTEAIISFPNTEDRLYIMEQ; this is encoded by the coding sequence ATGACAATTTTAGGTTACTTACAGTCGCAAAAATGGTTAATCCTTATGTTTGTTGTGCTTATGTCCTTTTTCACACTCGTTACATTAATAGATCCCATCATGCAAATACATATTTCTAGCTTATTATATATTGAAGGAGTAGCTGTTATTATTTTTGCTTTATACTGTGGCTTTGATTATTATCGAAAAAAATCTTTCTTCAATAAGTTGAAAAGGATAAGTGAGATAGATGAGTATATTCCTTTTTCTGATTCAATGATTGATAGTGAGAACATGTATGTTCAACTAATGAAAATCCAGCAGGAAAAGCATATAAAGAAGCTAGAACGAATGGAGTTGGAGCGCAAAGAATGGCAGGAGTACATGACATCCTGGTTTCATGAAGTTAAGACGCCAATTGCTGTCAGCCGCATGATCTATGAAACGGGTGGCAGTTTGGAAAGCTTAGCAGAGGAAATGGACAAGGTTGAGCATTTTATTGAACAAGCCCTTTATTTTTCAAGAATAAGCGATTTTCATAAAGACTATTTTATTCAAGAAATCGACCTCGAGCGCATCGTTAAAGAAGCAGTGAAAATGCATACAAAAACATTTATAGCGAAAAGGATCAGCATCAATCTTGATATGCAAAAATTTGAAGTGCTTACAGATAAAAAAGGGATTCTCTTTATTTTAAATCAATTGTTATCCAATTCTCTTAAGTATACGGAGTGTAAAGGTTCAATCTCTATTCATATTGATTGCCAAAAGAGGACTCTTCGGATAAGAGATAGTGGGATTGGCATTGCACAAGAGGATCTTCCTCGGGTTTTTGAGAAGGGCTTCACCGGTAAAAATGGCCGGCAGCATGTCTCCTCAACAGGAATGGGGCTTTACTTAGCAAAAAAGACAGCTGAAAAGCTAGGTCATACACTGACTCTCTCTTCGGAAAAAGATAAATTTACAGAAGCTATTATTTCTTTTCCAAATACAGAGGATCGGTTATATATTATGGAACAATAG